The stretch of DNA atctaCAGTATAGGGCTCGATCCAGTATGTCAGGccctctctcttttcccacTGCAGAAAAATTGCATTTTGGAGGATTTAGAACAAAAAAGAGACtcccaaatgttgaaaagcatgaaccgacatgaggatattgctctattcctggtCCAGACATTAGAGTGTTAGTGAGGTCTGGTGCAAGGGTTAGACGAGAGGTACTGACACACCAACTGATCCCAAAGGTTCTGGATGGTGCTCAATCACTCCAAAACATGCAGAGCCACTGCTTCATATTCGAATATTAGGTAGCTTTTTTACTCATTTGGTCAAAGCTTGCAACTGAGAATGGTGAATTTCAGCTCCTCTGCTGCAACTCATTTCATTCCATGCGTTCCTGTGGATAATGGTATGATAGTTACACttgtatagtgcttttctaAAAATCCAGTGAGCTTTACATTGGTGGAACATTACAGAGTCACCTCAGCTATGACTAGATAATGCGATTCATGTAATTCACATTAGTACgctcaccacacatcagctattaAGTACAAAGGATGCTAGATTGAGCCAACTGTTTGAAGATGGAGATGATAAGGAGGCCAAATTTGACCACAGTGAAAGATAAAGCAGGACATGGCAGGACTTTTATGACCTCACAGAGTCAGGACTTGTTTTATATCTCATTTAAAGGACAGCATCCTTGTGACTGCACTTGGGCTACCATGTGTCCACACTGgttatattttaatgtagtgGAAATCAGATTATAAGTGGTAtctgcaaacttttggacacattGTGTACTAATGTTTTAAACATCCACTCAAATATCAAAACTCCAAATGCAAAATTAAACTCTTTTAAGTCAAGGCCACATTAATCATCATATTACATTTAAGGCCAGAAGATGATGGAGGCAGAATGATTCATAACACTGGAGTAGGATAAACAATAGCCAGTCTTATATTAGTCTCTTTCTGTATGCCACCTAGTGGCCATTTTGTTACCGCAGTGGAAATCAATTtggatatttaatatataatatatatatatatttattaatctaatcaaataaaatatttaccagTGACTGTTAAAACTCATTAGGACACCATtgactctgtgtgtgaaatgttgtgtaatctgtgttgagctgctagtgagcaatgaagGTAAAAGGGGAAGGGTGAAAAAGCTTTGCACACTGCCATGCTGAGGTGGCAATATACAGCACAAAAGTGCTTTATTTGATAGAAAAATGAAAACCTTTAGCATTTTTGCTAATTTGTTAGGTTAATTAAGGAAACTGActaaaaaatgactgaaattatTCTTTTTGTCAAAGTATTCTGTTAAATATTGGATTTTTACATGAATATATGCAATCCGAATTCTTATATAAGAAAACAATTTCTGATTCAATTTACAGTAACTTTAGTGCGGTCTGGTTGTTCTGGGAGTTCTTCTTCACACACTCTAACATCAGTCTGACGTACTGCTCCATGGGACTTTCCCTGAATCATCATTCAGTGAAACATTTTAGGAGATAACCTAGAGACTGAAATGGTTAAAGTGtctaaatattttaaagccTCTGGAAAAACTGGATTATTCACATATATACTCATCAGAAGTAGAAATGTATTGTTGACTTCTGTTTACTATTTACTCTGAAAATgctaaatttattaaaaagcatttttaaaccTTAATGTGGTAAAGTTATACAAGTGGATATGAGCTGAGTGTGTTACGCAGCTCCACACTGATCAGGAACAAAAGATTGcatgaacaaacaaactaactaataaacaaacaaacgaatgaatgaactgtgtaCGAATTAAGTTTTTAATGCTTCTGTTAATCCTTTGATGTTGTCATAAAAGTGTGTACTTCAAAAAGTGCATTAGGGCTAAAGACAAAATTTGAGACAGGGCCTTAGACACTGAATGTTGACCTTTGGCCTCATTTTGTATAgctttatgcatttttttttttttgggctggTCACAGAAAGCTAAtggtaagcacacacacacacacacacacacagtggcagtGTGACATGTAGTAACCCCCTGCAGGGAATTCTAATTCAAAGTAAATGTTCACTTGAACAAAGACGGTGTCATGTGACTTTGTGATTACCCAATCAGGTCGCCGAACACTCCAAATCTCTATGTTTCATTTGCAttgcaaatatgtgcatatagTTATGCAAATGCAGTCACGACTAACTCTGGCACACTGAAGCTTCCCGGTTCATGGGAATGTGTGTGTCCCCTTAAATTTCCCTAAAAGTACACGTCCCCCACTGCTCAGGTTGAATCATTACTGCAGGGCCTTGGCGCCACCTGCTGGTCACAGATTGCCAGATCTCAGAGTGGTCTCCATAAAGCAGCCCCCTAACTGACAGGATGAAGCTtgctttagattttttttatctgtcaGAAGCTACACAGGTCCAGAGAAGCCATGgctttattatattttacagaaatgtgtgtttgctGTATTTATCTTGAGATCAGGACATTGTATTTTTTCATGATCTCAAGATAAATACAGCAAACACATATTTCTTGAGAATATAACTTATTTACCTTGGGATCTCACAATACCAACATGTTCTTCTGGAGGGAACAAACATTATTTGCTCAGTATAACAAAACCAAGGAACCAAAAACCAAACAACCATTCTATTAAGACCAAGAGAAAAGCTTATGATCTCAAGAACAGAGTACAGGACAATTTCCTTAAAGGCACACTAGGTAAGAATTAGCATTTATGCTCCTTTGCCCCCCTACATTTGCATAGTTTAATTCAGTTTATTTCAATTGAAATCTACTCAAATCAGTTTTACAACACTCACCTAAATCCAagatggaggggggggggctgtttcctaccctcccccaaaagatacatagcgcaatttctgcagtgctgagcctagattagcaatgacagaagcgctaatctccctattacaggtcaatgaagTATCACAAAGATTTttaagctataattttaaggtaagtATACtacctattgttcctttaatttaAGGCCTCCCTCTGGAATTTCATATAAGGGGTTCACAATAACATGAAAAACACATAATTGTGTCAGATTTCAGCAACAGATAtgtttatggcatttggcagatgctccaGAACAACATGAAATTATGTAACATGTGTGGGTGATTGCAGTTTGAGGACTCTTGCTCAAGGACTCTTTGGTAAAACATGGTGTTCCTCCCACTAACCTGCCTTAAGGGGCTCAGCACTTCTACTCACTATACCAGCAGTGCTGTATACGTTAGCACGTTTTGTAGTGACTGCTATTCATGGTTACATTATACATACTGAATTTAGCAAATGAGAGATAGATAAGACAAAGGGACAGAGACGAATGTATTGTCACCGTCCAATGACAAACATGTAGTTCCCCCAAAATAGTCATTttaaaggagaagaaaaaaaaaaactatgtaaAACGATtcaattccaagtcatttttggagcagagagacagacagacagcattGGGTGCACAGGTGCATCACTATAATTAACCCAAGCCTCTAATCAGGCAAACAGAAATGCATGGTGTGGAATAAAAGGCAAAGGTCTGATGGGAAAGTTCCATCTCACAGTCGACTGAACCGATCACTCAGAGACGGAATTGAGGATTAATCAGATTTCAGCGTGTAACCATTTCCTGCCTCGGTAGACCAGTACATCCTCCTCATGCTAACCTTTCGTGATTGAAAGGATGTGGTTTacagaaacaaacaacagaTGCCACACAATACATTTATTCCATTACACCccaaccacacaaacacacacatacacgcacacacaaacaaacaaacagtgtcTTGCATAGCACAAACACTGTGTGCTGAAGTTGATCTGCTCAGGGTAGCACTGCTATGTGCATATGCGGCAAATGTGACTCAACAAATGTCGTTCCTGGCCATTTTGGTTACATTTAGGACAAGGAAAAATGATTTTCCAAATAGTGATTGATCAAATACATCATACAGCTTTCAGTCTTTCCCTAGAAGTGCTACAACATCATTTAAAAGAAGTGGCAAAATATCACCTTCAGTCTCATTAACAGCTGAGAGGTTAGTACCACATCGAAGTAAGATATTATTCAGTTACGGCTGCTAAACATGAACATGTCTTAGAGGTTCTAAAGTTTGCTAACACTGAGTATCCCAAGAAATTATTAACAGCTTAGTGGTGCTCTTCATTACTTAGGGTTCAGGAAAACACCAGACTTGAATGTAATCTTTATTTGAATATTGAGCTTTAATTGAAACTATCCACGTAAGATCCTGTCTGAGGTCTGATGTCAGAAATCTTCAAATGTATTTGACGGTTCCTTTTATCTCTATAAACCACTTTATATTGCCATTGTGTATGagaggtgctctataaataaactagGCCCTGCTTTACGTTCAGAGTCTCAGGGTCACGGGGTCAACCTTCActactgtttgtgaggagttcagtgtgttcttcccgtgtctgtgtccactttccttccacaatccaaaaacccgttggtagctggattggttgtgtgaaactgtcctcaggtgtgtgtgagtgtgaaactgttctcaggtgtctctgtgggtgactggatgaatgtaaCTCCATTTACCCCCCTCTGTCATATCTGCAGAACTTTCCTAGGAGTGGGTAGCAATGTGCGTTATGAAATCTAGAGCAATCTGAAATAGACATCGGTTCAATTACAGGACCTGACCTTCTGTGTAATTCTGTTGCAATGCTTACTCATGCTTAAGCATGTTGCCAGCAGGGCACACTTGTAAAACCATCGTCCCAACACCGATTTCTTCTGAACCAATCAAACCTAAAAACTCATCTCTGTTCCTCGGAATTTTAGAGGttatttccagaaaaaaaatcccctaatgcctttaaactgtcttagACATAACAGTATACCTTTGCCTTTATGCAGTATGTGCCTACATCCACAGCTATGACTATGCAATTAATGTGCAACTTTATTTCCACCAACAGCTCCAGCTTGAAAGCCCCACCGCAAACGCagacaggattggttccttacATTTATGACATacgaaaccctggctgtctaaATTCACCTGAAACATAAGTCCAAAGATCTGAGATCGAGGAACACTCTGCTGTGCTTCCTGCCTTTGCCatcttttaataaaaaaaatgtcatttaaaaatacacacaccatTTCCAGGACACTTTCTTAAAACACATCTCAGATGACTTTACTGTTTAACAATTCTCATAAACCTTTGCTACAAAAATGTGCTAATTTATGCTACAAAGACTGAACCTTTGGCGAATGCTACTTTTTTATCTTTTAGTTTCACTTAGTGTAATGCTTCAAAACACTGACATGAACTTTCTATGAACTTTTCACCCTTTTTTGAGTACTTTCCCAAATTCTTTgaattctaaatttgtttacatttataaaaaaatatatacaatcaAATTGGtgactgaaaatattttaaatattttcattttctacattcactcattaaataaaagttaaatcggattcaacttttctggaaaaatGGGTTTATACATGGGTTTCTTCACtctaatttttataaaaataatgcttGAAAATCACTCATAGAATGGTTAACTcataaatgttaaaaacaattttattcatTGTCTTGCGGGTGTGGTCATTCAGTTGCATGTAACATTGTTAATTACAGTGTAGGTCATCATTCAAAAGACACAAGCTAGTTACTTTGAAATGAACCCCCAGTATTTTCAGCGCTCTAGAAAAAAGAATTTAATTAAAGGATTAAATCAGTCTGGAttttttgatgtgaaatgtacatttatagAGAAGCTTACCGAGTTCCTGTTGTTCTCAGTGGTGGTGATAAAACTAGGCTAAAGTCTCCGAAGGCTAAACCACACAAAATTTATAAGAGAAATATTTGCAATCACTTTGAGGGAAGGCTACAGTccaaaatttaattaaaaatgctgTCCATGTGAGGTGAATAAGTTCccattaaatataaaacttCAGAAGGCATGGGTAGGTTTAGTTTTAGTTTGTAATTAATTTGGCTACGCTTACATTTTAGACTTTACAAACTCTAGCTTCTATAACcaccactgtttaaaaaaaaaactttaaaaagtacATTTCCCTGCAATAAGCAATTTAAGACATGCAGAGAAAGAGCTGGACGCCAGCTTTAACCTACtcccattttaaaaatatcacaaagCTACAGCAGAGCACCAGAAAAGGCAGATGGACAGAAGTGATTAATGGAGCAGAACGTTTCCCTGATTGGTTTGAAACATACTTTCAAAACCTTACCTCCACatttacatataaacacacacatacatgcatcaAATTAAGATCACAAAGCTTATGAACAAAACTATACATTAAAGCAAATGTTCAGGCCAAAAACCATATTTACAAAACTGCCCCTTTATCCAAATGTATGGTGCTTTACAGGTCTTTATCAACCAATAAAGCCTGGATTGTGTCTgagaggctaatgtagctaaggCTAATGCAGCTaagaggctaatgtagctaagaAGAAATAGAGGCTTATTTATAGCATGGTGCACACTGCATGCCAAAATCCTAACTCATTTGTGTTAATACAAAGCTGCATGATTAATTAATTGTTAGCTACgttagccttgtagctccagtgcaaaaaacaaaaatgcaaacTTCAGACAACAAATAGGTTGATCTACTGAACTTGGAGTAGAGGAGAAATTGTGTAAGCTTGAGTTTTCGTGACACAATTGCTCATAATGTGCTTGTGAAACACCTTACCTGACAGACACACTtacaaataatttatataacCCACACCAGTCCTGTACCAAGTGGAGGTTTtcaatgactggctttacaggtTTCATTAAAAGGGGCAGGCTGAGCAGTGCAAATgcatttatacacaaataacaataacaaaaaaaaaaaaaaaggcaaaagggCCCAAGCCAGAGGTCCATTTGAATGTATTGCTTTACCTTAGACTTAGCATTTGTTCATAAACCTGGTCATTTACATTGAACATTCTCTCATGGGAGACCCCAGTAAAAATCCCAGTGTAAGAACTGCATTACTGCACAAAACCGTCCAGAGCTCAAAAGAACAGATTCTTTTTGTTCTTCCACAGCAGAGGAGTACTGCAAGTCAGAGGATGctgaaagaaagtgagaaaacCTTTAAAGCCATACTGAAGACAATTCTCCAGCATACTTCCTGTTAGACCTCTGGAGTCACAGGTGAATTCTCCCCTGAACTCGTCTCAGTGGATGTGAAACCTgcaaataaacacagcattgaGGAAAGGTTAAAAAAACCAGATTATAAATACAATAAGTCTGCTTCAGCAAATAACTGTAAAACAGCACCCCCAATGGgacaacactgaaaaataattcACTGAAACAATGTCTAACTGATGTCCAGCGGTGTACACAAACGTTCACAGAAAAGCAGGAAttgaatgggatgctctggagcagctgcagatgAAGCTCAAAGGCAGTGTCTAAGATTTAGGGGAACTGCTGTTTcccctggtttgtttacattcagaagctacgcatcctttaaaggtggaatggtatgtttgaagaGAAAAACATCTATTGTACGTGGCTGTGGGAATTTtcacagaaacttatttgtaactcgAATTAAATTGTGTTTCACTTTtggtctgcgtttactttcatgcagttagctgtctcccaaaTTTAAAGTGGGTCCCTACAGGAATGATCTGAAACAACAACATTTAAGTCAATAAACAGTTATTTAAAGTAAACTGacgtaaaaatatttttcatttttagatttaaaacaatgtttctgTACTGTGGGAATTGTCTCTAAAGGGCATACATTGGTAAAACGCAACTtccaaaaatatgaatataaaatgtgaCTGAAAGTGACGGACAACTCACTCTGGGTGTGTCTGGGCTGCTGAAAGGAGAAAACTCTGCTGAACAGTTCTCTTTATCAAACGAGTCATCTTTCTTCTTGCTCGCAAACTTCCTCTTCAGAGCTTCAGCAATGAGTGCCGCAGGGTCTGATACACACGCTGCCCCCttactcctcctcttcctcacagGGGTCCCACCTGGAGACCTGAAAACACACGTAGCACACATCAGAGGATGATTCAGGTGAGTACACCGGGTGTTTTTGCTGATTGATTGTACATATAGAAACAACAGACAGCCAGCACACATGACTGATATTCACTACTTATGGCAGATGGTATTGTAGTTTACCAACATTTCAAAATGCACCGTTATCCCCAAGAAAAAAGACCGGGACTTGCACTTGCATTATTTATTGAACAAGAACGTTTTCATGTATCAGTGTGCTCCTCTGTGAGCAGTAGCTTCACATAAAACCAGCATTTagttgtacatttattttttgtcatttattgtGCATATTCTCTGCCTGTGATCAgtgaaataataattcattaaccTTTGTCGATATGCAAATATCATAATTCCTTGGATCGCATATCCCTAAAGCCATACCTCTCCACAGCACGGAGTTTAACTTGGTTCATATCCTTCAGGACATCCAGCATGGAGGGGACAGAGGTTGGTGTGGTGCACTCCGAAGGTCCAGTCTTGTCTTTCCTGGCCGCCTGCCTCTGCCTGATCACCTGAGTCACTGAGACCTGAGAAGAGTTTGCtacagcaggaggaggaggtggaagaggtggaggaggaggtggtggcgGAGGTGGAGGTGCACACAGAGGAGTGGAAGTAAGAACAGGAGCAGGTAAGAAAGCAGCACGTGGTGTAGCAGGAGCACCCAGGAGGGGACTGTCGGctggaaaacaaaagaaatgaaCTGTCAGTACACAAAAGTATCTGTAGATAACACTCTCATAAACAGGAAGTTAGTTAGTTTGTCTTGTGGCTGCAAACCATTCAAACCCATAGCAATGTTCCGATATCTACTGTAAAGCCTTTGCATAAGTGTAGAAGCAGTTACTGCACAAATTCTTCATTCCATATAACAATATTAAATGAACAGGCATCCACAAACCTGAAAAATAATGGCTAATGGCATCTGCCAAAAACGATCACATCAATGCTTCCCTACTTCCTGCTTTACATCTAGGGTTTTAGGTCCTTTTATTCCGCTTTTCAGCCTCTTATTGGTTTGATTTGGTTGGATTGATTTGCTTTTCTCATCAGTGACTTTATGTTCCCCTTCAaacaaatattaacattcatACAAACAACTGCCCAAACACACCTCAGCTGCCTTGCACATTTCTTATATAGATCTAAAATGCCTGAAGAAAACATTTGTGCGGCACTTCTGACTAAATAACAGGAGTTTCCACAGACAAAGTAACTCAAACCCCATTTGGATTGGATTTGTTTTTCTGGGGGATGtctgtaataaaaatattatgacACAGTGGTTTATGTCTCTTCTTCTGGATAAAACTCCATCATGGAGTGATGAAAAACTAGATAAGGAGTGAGTTTCTTGTTCGGGAATTCCATCATGATGTCACATGACACGAGTGAGGTTCTAATTcttaaattatattcactgaATATAAATATGGTGCACGAAAAATGCTATTACCTTTTGGAGCTGTGACTATCATAGCAATCTGAGCTCGTAGTTTCATCAGCTCAGCTTCCAGAGCAGAGATCTTTTGCAGAGCTTCAGGCTGTGTGCTCTGgctcagagctctgtgtccattcTGGGCAGAAGGAGCCACAGGCGCTGGCCTTTCCACCCTCAGAGGCCATTCACATTTACTCAGTGGGACAGCACTCCTATGACATAAAAAACAATAAGCTGTTAGGtctttttttgcttgtttgttttaatatgttaaattttgtattattattttaaaatctatgttattattaaatgttctCAAACATAAAACCAACTATGAAAGTGATAATCCAAAGAATCAAAGGTATGGCTTGTGTTATTTCACAACAAGCAATAGCTCAATGTTTTGACATGGGAGAATAAGGCATTTCTTATGATATTTTTCcaatattattatcattatctgtTACTCTCTGAACCAGCTCAGCAATTTGTGAGCACAACTTTGATGCTGCAAAACAGAGGTGAGTGGTTTCAAATGCTGAAGCATGAAAAACACAGCTCAGAAACTTGGATGCAAATGAAGAAACTAGGGTTCCATTTTGGGCcaattttattttcactgtATAAGATTcctttacacagctccagggacctggaggttgtgggttcgattcccactccgggtgactgtctgtgaggagtgtggtttgttctccctgtgtctgtgtgggtttcctccgggtgaccgtctgtgaggagtgtggtgtgttctccctttgtctgtgtgggtttcctctgggtgactgtctgtgaggagtgtggtgtgttctccctttgtctgtgtgggtttcctctgggtgactgtctgtgaggagtgtggtgtgttctccctgtgtctgtgtgggtttcctccaggtgactgtctgtgaggagtgtggtttgttctccctgtgtctgcatgggtttcctccaggtgactgtctgtgaggagtgtggtttgttctccctgtgtctgtgtgggtttcctccgggtgaccgtctgtgaggagtgtggtgtgttctccctttgtctgtgtgggtttcctctgggtgactgtctgtgaggagtgtggtgtgttctccctgtgtctgtgtgggtttcctctgggtgactgtctgtgaggagtgtggtgtgttctccctttgtctgtgtgggtttcctctgggtgactgtctgtgaggagtgtggtgtgttctccctgtgtctgtgtgggtttcctctgggtgactgtctgtgaggagtgtggtgtgttctccctgtgtctgtgtgggtttcctccgggtaactgtctgtgaggagagtggtgtgttcttcctgtgtctgcgtgggtttcctctgggtgactgtctgtgaggagtgtggtgtgttctccctgtgtctgtgtgggtttcctccgggtgactgtctgtgaggagtgtggtgtgttcttcctgtgtctgcgtgggtttcctccgggtgctccggtttgctcccacagtccaaaaacatacgttgttaggtggat from Hoplias malabaricus isolate fHopMal1 chromosome 5, fHopMal1.hap1, whole genome shotgun sequence encodes:
- the mtfr2 gene encoding mitochondrial fission regulator 2 — protein: MSLLEDIVDLLRYVFEYFGVPTDMLVPVWETTLCGQYRSIVRMIGTNLPLAPRPRVHFQIPLQTLRRHGHIDVAVESGIPSLADVLYLAEDEGDGCTKLRSAVPLSKCEWPLRVERPAPVAPSAQNGHRALSQSTQPEALQKISALEAELMKLRAQIAMIVTAPKADSPLLGAPATPRAAFLPAPVLTSTPLCAPPPPPPPPPPPLPPPPPAVANSSQVSVTQVIRQRQAARKDKTGPSECTTPTSVPSMLDVLKDMNQVKLRAVERSPGGTPVRKRRSKGAACVSDPAALIAEALKRKFASKKKDDSFDKENCSAEFSPFSSPDTPRVSHPLRRVQGRIHL